AAAGATTTCCAGCCTAGATTCAAAGACTTTTATGCCTCTGAGGAATTACGTACCTGCAAAAACTGCGGACACATGATGGAAACTGACCCTCGGTTTGTATAGCTATTATAATTTTATTGTCATTTCGACGAAGGAGAAATCTCATCAGCGTCTAAGCTGTAGTTTTGGATATGCACCTTTGTTATCAATTTCTATATGCCAGTGATCCAATACCAAAACACATTATCCTTCGCTCAAACCTGCGACAACAACGATCCCCTTCGTTTGTACCGTGATCAATTTTACATCCCCCAGCATAATGGACAAGACTGTATATACCTCGTTGGAAACTCGCTTGGTCTACAACCAAAGTCTACTCGAAGTTATATAGAGCAAGAGCTACAAGACTGGCAAGACTTGGGCGTAGAAGGTCACTTCGACGAGGGAGCTACCCGCCCATGGTTTCACTACCACAAATTTCTCAAGAGCCATTTGGCCAAATTAGCCGGAGCTAAAGAAATGGAAGTGGTGTCTATGAACAGCCTCACAACCAATTTGCACTTGATGATGGTGTCCTTCTACAGACCCACAGCCAAGCGATTCAAAATCATCACCGAAGCAGGGGCCTTTCCTTCTGATCAGTATGCCTTAGAAACTCAATTGCATTTTCATGCCAACAAAGGCGGCGCAAAATTATTTGACCCAGCCGAGGCTTTGGTGGAATTAAAACCCAGTGAAGGCGAAGAAACATTGAGGACAGAAGATATTCTTGCTGCTATTGAAGAGCACAAAGATGAATTGGCCTTAGTCATGATGGCGGGTGTGCAATACTATACCGGGCAGCTGTTTGATATTTCTACTATTACTAAAAAAGGGCATGAATGTGGGGCATTGGTGGGTTTTGATCTGGCCCATGCTTTTGGAAACGTTCCACTCAATCTCCATGATGACCAAGTTGATTTTGCTGTTTGGTGTTCATATAAGTATCTGAACTCTGGACCAGGTAGTGTGTCGGGCATCTTCGTGCATGAGCGTCACAGCAAAAAACCTGACTTGCCACGATTTGCTGGCTGGTGGGGGCACGATGAGTCACAAAGGTTTCAAATGAAGAAAGGTTTTGTGCCTATGGAGGGTGCGGATGCGTGGCAGCTGAGCAATGTGAATGTATTGCCGAGTGCCGCTCATTTGGCCTCTTTGGAAATATTTTCAGAAGCAGGAATTGAGAATTTGAGAAAAAAAAGTATTGAACTGACTGGTTATATGGAGTTCTTGCTGAATGAGCTCAACGGTGAGGAGGAAAAAATTCAAATTATTACACCTGCTGATCCTAAACAGCGCGGCGCGCAGCTTTCACTCTGTTTGGCTCACGGCGGTAAAGATTTATTCAACAAACTAGGAGAAAACGGCATCATCGCAGACTGGCGAGAGCCCAATGTCATCCGAGTGGCAGCTGTTCCTATGTACAATAGGTTCGAAGACGTCTGGAGGTTTGTGGATTTACTAAAAAAACTGCTTATCTCTTAGCATTACAAGAAATCGACATTACGTAGTAATCACTCAATATTGAAATTAACTACGTAAATATTTTTCATTACTTAGAAGAACTACGTATTTTTACGTAATAAATCTAAGATATGGAAAAGATCATAGTTATTGGCAACGGAATGGTAGGGTACAAGTTTTGCGAAAAACTGCGTGCTAAGGCTTCCAAGGAACAATTTTCAATAAAAGTATTCGGTGAAGAGCCCAATGTGGCTTACGATAGAGTACACCTCAGTGAGTACTTTTCAAATCAATCTGTCTCTGATTTGGAGATGGCTCCTCGAAATTGGTACGTAGAAAATGACATCGAGCTGATCACCGGCGAGTTGATTATCAATATAGATCGAGAAAATAAAAAAGTAACTAGTCATACCGGCTTAGAGGAATCTTACGATAAGTTGGTTTTGGCCACAGGGTCAAGTGCTTTTGTACCGCCGATCAAAGGTTCGGAAATGCAGGGCGTGTTCGTATATCGTACGATCGAAGATTTAGAAGCCATCATCGAGTATGGCAAGAGTTCAAAAAAAGCAGCTGTGTTAGGTGGAGGTCTTTTAGGACTAGAAGCAGCTAAAGCGATGCTCGATTTGAATCAAGAAACACATGTGATCGAATTTGCCTCTCGTTTGATGCCAAGACAATTGGATCAAGGTGGATCTGATGCTTTGAAAGCCAAAATGGAGGATCTGGGTGTGAATATTCATATGAATCGAAACACGGCCAGCATCTTGGGTGAAGATAAAATGACTGGTTTGGAATTCACGGACGGTCAATTATTGGCAGCGGATATGCTAGTGATCTCATGCGGTATCAAGCCAAGAGACGAGTTGGCTACACAGTGCGGGTTGGAAGTGGGGCAACGAGGAGGAATAGTAGTCAATGACCTACTCGAAACGACAGATAAAGATATTTATGCCATTGGCGAATGCGCTTTGCACAAAAACTTCATTTACGGTCTGGTGGCTCCAGGTTACGAGATGGCCGATGTTGTAGTTGATCAATTACTCCAAGGCGAAGAGAAAGCTTTCGATAGCTATGACATGTCGACTAAGTTGAAGTTGATTGGTGTGGATGTGGCCAGTTTCGGAGATGCCTTGTGTGAAAATGTGCCTCACAAGCCTATAGTATTCGAAGACAATCTTGAAGGCATTTATAAAAGAATCAATATCTCAGAAGATGGTAAAAAACTTCTCGGAGGTATATTGGTAGGGGATGCGGAAGCGTATGGGATGCTCCTACAGGTGACACTCAATGGCATGGCTTTACCTCCAAATCCTGAAGACTTGATCTTGGGTAGTCGAGGTGGTGAGTCTGCCGAAATGGAACTTCCAGACACAGCACAGATTTGCTCTTGCGAAAACGTGACCAAAGGAGATATCTGCAAAGCAGTAGTAGACCAAAACCTGGAAAATATCGCGGATGTAAAAGCTTGTACCAAAGC
The sequence above is drawn from the Reichenbachiella sp. genome and encodes:
- the kynU gene encoding kynureninase gives rise to the protein MPVIQYQNTLSFAQTCDNNDPLRLYRDQFYIPQHNGQDCIYLVGNSLGLQPKSTRSYIEQELQDWQDLGVEGHFDEGATRPWFHYHKFLKSHLAKLAGAKEMEVVSMNSLTTNLHLMMVSFYRPTAKRFKIITEAGAFPSDQYALETQLHFHANKGGAKLFDPAEALVELKPSEGEETLRTEDILAAIEEHKDELALVMMAGVQYYTGQLFDISTITKKGHECGALVGFDLAHAFGNVPLNLHDDQVDFAVWCSYKYLNSGPGSVSGIFVHERHSKKPDLPRFAGWWGHDESQRFQMKKGFVPMEGADAWQLSNVNVLPSAAHLASLEIFSEAGIENLRKKSIELTGYMEFLLNELNGEEEKIQIITPADPKQRGAQLSLCLAHGGKDLFNKLGENGIIADWREPNVIRVAAVPMYNRFEDVWRFVDLLKKLLIS
- the nirB gene encoding nitrite reductase large subunit NirB; protein product: MEKIIVIGNGMVGYKFCEKLRAKASKEQFSIKVFGEEPNVAYDRVHLSEYFSNQSVSDLEMAPRNWYVENDIELITGELIINIDRENKKVTSHTGLEESYDKLVLATGSSAFVPPIKGSEMQGVFVYRTIEDLEAIIEYGKSSKKAAVLGGGLLGLEAAKAMLDLNQETHVIEFASRLMPRQLDQGGSDALKAKMEDLGVNIHMNRNTASILGEDKMTGLEFTDGQLLAADMLVISCGIKPRDELATQCGLEVGQRGGIVVNDLLETTDKDIYAIGECALHKNFIYGLVAPGYEMADVVVDQLLQGEEKAFDSYDMSTKLKLIGVDVASFGDALCENVPHKPIVFEDNLEGIYKRINISEDGKKLLGGILVGDAEAYGMLLQVTLNGMALPPNPEDLILGSRGGESAEMELPDTAQICSCENVTKGDICKAVVDQNLENIADVKACTKAGTGCGACTPMVTDIFNDQLKSMGKTVKKVLCEHFEYSRQELFDLIKVKGIKSYDDLLDAHGSGDGCEVCKPAVASLMASIWNELILNQDTIQDTNDRFLANIQKGGSYSVVPRIPGGEITPDKLIVIGQVAKKYNLYTKITGGQRIDLFGASVNQLPDIWEELIDAGFESGHAYGKSLRTVKSCVGSSWCRYGLHDSVSFAIEVEERYRGLRSPHKLKSAVSGCRRECAEALSKDFGIIATEVGWNLYVCGNGGSNPQHALLLAGDIDSETCLKYIDRFLMFYIKTAEPLNRTATWLNKLEGGIEYLKQVVVEDSLGIGADLEREMDFMVDTYKCEWKEVVNNPELRKKFTHFVNADIPDPTMKFEDFRGQKKPVDWDKELVESK